The stretch of DNA NNNNNNNNNNNNNNNNNNNNNNNNNNNNNNNNNNNNNNNNNNNNNNNNNNNNNNNNNNNNNNNNNNNNNNNNNNNNNNNNNNNNNNNNNNNNNNNNNNNNNNNNNNNNNNNNNNNNNNNNNNNNNNNNNNNNNNNNNNNNNNNNNNNNNNNNNNNNNNNNNNNNNNNNNNNNNNNNNNNNNNNNNNNNNNNNNNNNNNNNNNNNNNNNNNNNNNNNNNNNNNNNNNNNNNNNNNNNNNNNNNNNNNNNNNNNNNNNNNNNNNNNNNNNNNNNNNNNNNNNNNNNNNNNNNNNNNNNNNNNNNNNNNNNNNNNNNNNNNNNNNNNNNNNNNNNNNNNNNNNNNNNNNNNNNNNNNNNNNNNNNNNNNNNNNNNNNNNNNNNNNNNNNNNNNNNNNNNNNNNNNNNNNNNNNNNNNNNNNNNNNNNNNNNNNNNNNNNNNNNNNNNNNNNNNNNNNNNNNNNNNNNNNNNNNNNNNNNACCAACTGCACGTCAGACGTGGAAGGCGCCATCAACTGTAACCAGGGCCAGTGCTTTGTGcagaagactggtcctgagtgCCGGTGAGGCCCCGCCCACACGTGCGCGCCCCGCCCACTCCCCCTGTCGGGAGCCCCGCCCACCTGCCAGCCCTGGCTGGGTCCAGTTGCGCGAGTTAACCGGGCTTGGGAGGTGGCGGGGTCTGTGACCTGTGACCCCCTCTCCAGCTGCTTCTCCACGGACACGCTCTGGTTCTTGGGCCCACGCTGCGAGGTGGCCGTCCAGTGGAGGGCGCTGGTCGGGGGCCTGGCCGGGGCCGgggcgctgctgctgctgctgctcctggcgCTGACATTCTTCGTCAGGCGCTGGAGGAGGAGCGGCCGAGGCGGAGCCCGGTGAGCACCCTGGGGGTTGGGGTGAGGGCGGCAAGGGGCCTCAGACCCGGAGGCCCTGCCCTGACGACGCTGTGCCCTGACTCAGGTCCTGGGACTATGACAAGAAATGGTTTGAGATTTGGGATGAGGACACCGCAGGGACTTTTTCCAACTCGGGCTTCCAGGATGACCAACCTTGTGAGTCCTGCCTCCTGGGCAAGAGTGGCAGGGGTTTCCCTGGGCATCACCCCAGCCTGGGCAGTACCAGGTGACCTTCCCTGGCCAAGAAAGACACATAGCTCCTGCCAGGGCGCTGGCATCTCCTCTTCCCTGAGCCCCTCCTGGGGAAGGCCAGGTCCTGCACAGGCTGTCCCTGTAGGGCACATGGGGACACAGAAGCCCCCTGAAGCCCTGACTCCATCAcgtttcttccctctccctcttctactctcccctcctctttt from Equus quagga isolate Etosha38 unplaced genomic scaffold, UCLA_HA_Equagga_1.0 HiC_scaffold_6342_RagTag, whole genome shotgun sequence encodes:
- the LOC124232463 gene encoding mucin-3B-like, with translation MSGPIVNFPFFSCCPGTCENDGTWIQDHCLCRPGFSGDRCERQDSVCENEGQWDGLKCVCPSTFYGTHCEFAVEQMDFANCTSDVEGAINCNQGQCFVQKTGPECRCFSTDTLWFLGPRCEVAVQWRALVGGLAGAGALLLLLLLALTFFVRRWRRSGRGGARSWDYDKKWFEIWDEDTAGTFSNSGFQDDQPFKDENFQVALEMVNTNVRVRGQRGD